Within the Channa argus isolate prfri chromosome 12, Channa argus male v1.0, whole genome shotgun sequence genome, the region aataaaaaacaagcaaaaaataaataaaatacttttgaaTACTGGGATGTTGTGACTACTGGCATTTAAGATTAAAAAAGTGACTACTGATCACATCCAAGCTTTAAAGACTCTAGTCTACCCTGAACTCATTATCTCTTTTCGCAAGACATGGTTCACAACAGCAGATGCTCCTTCTGAACTGCAATATTTatcaagattttattttaattgcctAGAACTACTGTGGTGGGCTTATGTGGTAAACAGACAATACTTCAAGATTAGGATGACTCAGCagagaaaaactgaacacaagAATTTCTAGTTTCCATTTAATTTTCTGAAATGCTGTGATGAGCAGTAAAGTATTGTCAAGATCCCCTCTTGATACCTATAGAAAAGTCGCTtggtgtgtgatgtgttttagGAATCTTTGTACTAACAGGAGTTGTAGCAAAAATGCTGTAGCTTCAGGCTTaggaaaaaatgtttataattgTTAAAAAGGCAAACACTTACCTCTGCCTCATCCACGTCTACCTTCAGGAAAACAACGTTGCTGTTCTCAGGCTCTTCTGACAATTTCTGCAGGAGAGTTGATCAGTGAGCAAGAGGATACTTATGATACACAGGATTCATTGGTGCTTTTCCGGGTTCAGTTTAAGTTTAAAAGGCAACTAGGCAAAAGGAAAACTATAAATATGAATCAGTATATTTATGCACAACAATCAAATTTTGCAGTGAAGCGGGCATTTACTATGAGAGTTGGAAAAGGCTTGATAAAAGGATTGCCGGAGCAACAATCTCCCTCTCCAGAGGCAGTCATGTTTTCACATCCTTTCACATAATCTTATTTCGGTTTGGTAGCAATGTCTCTTTCTTTTAACCAATATAAAAAAACCAGCTATAATTTTGACAGATTTTAGTACCGCAATCATTCACTTACTTCAAATATTGGGCCAATCTGTTTGCAGGGACCACACCACGTGGCTGTAAAGTCCACCACTACAAGCTTGCCTCCGGCTTCCTTCAGGATGGCACTGAAGTCATcctacagtaaattaaaaaaaaataataaaaatcaatatcTGTAACTTATTTCCGATAACCCGTTATACTAGTTATTTATTTGGTCTGTGGCTACGGTTAGCTACTGCAAATGTATACCTAacattgtctttatttcatttatatc harbors:
- the LOC137137433 gene encoding thioredoxin-like encodes the protein MVRSVVDMDDFSAILKEAGGKLVVVDFTATWCGPCKQIGPIFEKLSEEPENSNVVFLKVDVDEAEDVSSSCKISCMPTFQFYKNGHKVFEFSGANVKTLTEKLEELRS